Sequence from the Bacillus thuringiensis genome:
CGTATAAAATCCGTTATATTTCAAACGAGATTGCAGTTCAATGACATCTTCGCCAGATGCTCCTCTTTGAATAACTTGATTAGAAAAGGCTTCTACATTTTTTAGTTGTATACTACTAACCATCAAAGATAGTCCTATGAAAGCAAGTAAAACTGCTATTTTAAAAATAGCTTTTTGGCGCATAATTTTCCCTCCTTAATTACGGAAATGATTTCTTGGTTATGTTTTGTAAAAGCCTCGCTTTTATGTAAAGAAGACAAAAAAATCCAAGCTAATATCGTTGAAAAAATATGTAAACAATATACAAAAAGGATAAAAGGAGTTCATCATGAAGAAATTGTTAAAGCGTGTCGCACTCGTCATTCTGTTCATAACAACATGTTCAAATATATATACCGGCTCATCAATTGTTCATGCGCAGCCGCCGTATGCTAAATGGGGGAAACTTGCTGTAGAAAAAACGAAAGAACAATACCCGAAAGCTGAGATTATTGATTATCTTCATATAGGTAGAAAACCAAAAACCGTTCAAATTACAGTTGAAAAATTCAAATTATGGCTACGTGAGAACGGAAAAGAATACGGTGTTTTTGTTGATGTAGAATTTGAAACGAAGACGGAGAAATTTATAAAGATGTCATTTCAGAAGACGAGTAGATAAAGTGAAACTTTAATCAGCCCTCACCAATCGGGCTGCCCGTTAATGCGGGATAAAATGAAAACCCCACTGTTAAAAATGAAAACAGTGGGGTTCCTTGCATTTCTAAAATTCTTTCCTAAAGTTTCGATTCCCTAAAAATCTTACCAATATACAAATAGCGCCAATTACAACAGCTATCCCTATACTATATAAAAGTACTTTACCATACCCACCTATTCTCGGATCTAAAAACGGATATGGATACCAATTCACGATTGGGCCACGTATTAAGCTATATACAACGTAAAAACACGGGAATAAGAGCCAACTTGCAGCTTGTTTCCAAGTGATTTTCTTAATAGGTGGATTTAAAATCCAATCTAAAAGCATTGCAATCGGCATGATATAATGTAGTACAGTATTTACCCATGGTATTGCGGTTTGAAGTGACTCTTCTAACCCTCTTAGTAATAAAAAATAAACGAGTCCTGTCGTAAGTATGTATACCGTTGCCGCACCACGAAGTATACTAAACTGTTCTGAGCGACCAAATGTAGCTGTTTCGATACTGCTTAAAAGGAGAATAGATGCAACTAAAATGTTACTTTCAATCGTAAAGAAACTAAAAAAGTTAACTGGATTGAACGGTTTCACTTGTGCCCTGATTATGAATTGCGTAATAATGGCGCTACATGCTAGAAGACTTAAACATAGTCTAAATAAAGATAAAGTCTTTTTCATCCCTCATACATTCCCTCCTTCTCTTATATATAATTGGAATTCCCCTGTACATGCTCAATAAATAGTTTTAATGGAACGAGCCCACGTTTTGGCATATGACTACTTATAATAGCTACTACTTCTAACTGAGGAATGATAACGATGTATTGTCCGCCGTATCCCATAGAGAAATATATACAATACGGTATGTGAAATCTTTCGTTATGTAATACCCACCAGTGATATCCATATGCGCCGACATGTTCATATGTTTCAAATTGCGCCCTACTTGACTCTTCTAACCATTTCGCTGACACAATTTCGTTCCTGTTCCAATATCCATTTTGTAAACATAACTTTCCTAATTTTAATAAATCGGTAGATTTCATTTTCATACCGAAGCCGCCGACATATATCCCCTGCGGGTCTTGTTGCCACTCGTATTCGTTAATTTCTAATGGATCAAATAAATATTTCTTTGCAAACCGCTCTGTCGACATTCCAGTAGCTTCTTGAATAATATAGCTCAGTAAATGAGAAGAACCTGAATTATAATTCATTTTTGTAGCAGGTTCTTCAATTATTGGCTTTTCTAATATGTACTGTACCCAGTTCTCTGATTCTACAAAGTCATTTGGGAATACTACTCCATTCCCAAACTCTTTCCAGTCCTCACCAGTAGTCATTGTTAATAAGTGATAAAGCGTTAAATCATGTTTTTCCCTAGGTACATTTTCAATCCACTCTGTAATCGGTGTATGTATATCATTTATATAGCCCTTATCAATTGCAATACCTATTAATATAGATACAATACTTTTTGTAATCGAATTTATTTTATATAAGTTATTTGCACATTCAGGTGTTTTATAATACTCAGTTGTTAATTCCCCTTTTTGATAAACAAGAAATGTATTCACTTTTTTCTTTTCGAATTTATTTTCTAGTTGCTTGAAATCCAAAAACTTTACCTCCATTTAAATAGTTACTCCATTTATTATATCTTGTTCCTTCATTTTAAACATAATTGTGCTCAAATAAAAATAAACCTGTCAGCCATAATGAACTGACAGGTTTATTTTTATAATTTCGTACGAACATTCCAAAGCTCTGGGAAGAACTGTTGATCAAGTACTCGTTTTAAATAGGATACACCAGAAGATCCACCTGTTCCCATTTTATGTCCAATAATACGTTCTACCGTTTTCATATGACGGAAACGCCATTGTTGTAACCAATCTTCAATATCGATTAATTTTTCAGCAAGCTGATATAAATTCCAATATTTCTTCACGTCCGCATACACTTCTATCCAAGCTGCTTCCACAGTTGCATCTTCTTCATAAGGCTGCGTAATATCGCGATTCAACACATCTTTATGAATAGGGAATCCTTCTTTTACAAGTGCTTGAATTGCGACATCATACAAACTTGGTGCATGTAGCGCTGTATGAAGTCGAGCGTGTAATTCTGGATCTTTTTCATAAATTTTCAATGCATGTGGCGTTTTATAACCAAGCGCATACTCAATCATACGATATTGATACGATTGAAAACCTGAAGCTTGACCGAGCGAGTCACGAAACTCAATGTACTCTGATGGTGTTAATGTCGCAAGAATATCCCAAGATTGAATAATTTGAGACTGAATTTTTGATACACGTGCTAACATTTTAAAAGCAGGTTGTAATTTATCTTGTTTAATAGATTCAATTGCTGCGTTTAACTCATGTAAAATAAGCTTCATCCAAAGTTCACTTGCCTGGTGAATAACGATGAACAACATTTCATCATGATGGTCTGATAATCTCTTTTGAGAAGATAGTAAACTATCTAATTGTAAATATTCCCCGTACGTCATATTCTCTTTAAAGTCCGTATGAATCCCTTTTTCCATGATTACCTTTTCATTTTCTTTCATATTAGCCAAACGCCCCTTTTATATATTTCTACTTATATTGGTCTAATAACTGCTCGAACTGGACTTCCATCTGCATCTATTAAGGCAAGTGGTAATGCGATCAATTCATAATCACCGTCTACTACATGATCTAGTACGACATTTTCTAAAATGTGTATTCCATGTTTAAACAATTGATGATGCGCATCTAATTCTTTATCATCTAATGGATCAACTGATGGTACATCCACCCCGATTAAACGTATACCTTTCTCTGAAAGAAACGGTGCTATATCCGCACGTAAATGCGGGATTACATCCGGGAATTCATTAGCTTTACCATGTGAAGATGTGCGTAACAACAAGCGTTCTACGCCTTCTAAATGAAAGTTTTCTAATTCCTTTTTCCCAATGCTTTCAAGATTAGAAACGTCAATGATTCGCGTAGGTCCGACATAAACTTGAATATCTAGATCGAACACTTTTTTTCCATCATTATCAAAATGAAACGGTGCATCAATATGAGTACCTGTATGAATACTCATCGTTAACTTTCCAACATTTACTGAACCACTCTCTTCTTTTGACCATGATACTTCATACGAGAACGGTGTATCCCCTGGCCAAGTAGCAATATCATTATTTAGCGGTTGTGAAATATCAATCCACTCTGAAGTTTTCATACTTATGCCACAACCTCTCGCTTATTTTCAAACTGTTTATACTCTTCATCTTTCATGATTTTCTTTAATATTTGTACAGATTTCCATACTTCTTCGTATGTGTTATATAAAGCGACTGGCGCAAGTCTTACTCCATTAGGTGCTCTGAAATCAGGAATAACCCCATTCGCTTTTAACGCTTTACATATGCGTGCTGCTTCTGCATGCTCTAAATAAATATGTCCACCTCGTTTTTCATCCTCTAATGGATTTCCAATTGTAAATCCGAAATTTTTTAATTCATGCTCAATTAAATCAAGCATGTATCTTGTAATATGTAAGGATTTTTCACGTAAACGTTCTATACCAGCATCTTTAAATATTTCAAGAGAACCGATTAAAGGTGCAGTACTTAATACGTGCGGTGTACCAATTTGATACGAACCTGCATGATCAGCAGCTGTTAATGTATGTTCCATATCAAACTGCTTATCTTTTCTAGAACTAAACCAGCCAGACAAT
This genomic interval carries:
- a CDS encoding Pr6Pr family membrane protein, with amino-acid sequence MKKTLSLFRLCLSLLACSAIITQFIIRAQVKPFNPVNFFSFFTIESNILVASILLLSSIETATFGRSEQFSILRGAATVYILTTGLVYFLLLRGLEESLQTAIPWVNTVLHYIMPIAMLLDWILNPPIKKITWKQAASWLLFPCFYVVYSLIRGPIVNWYPYPFLDPRIGGYGKVLLYSIGIAVVIGAICILVRFLGNRNFRKEF
- a CDS encoding serine hydrolase domain-containing protein, which translates into the protein MDFKQLENKFEKKKVNTFLVYQKGELTTEYYKTPECANNLYKINSITKSIVSILIGIAIDKGYINDIHTPITEWIENVPREKHDLTLYHLLTMTTGEDWKEFGNGVVFPNDFVESENWVQYILEKPIIEEPATKMNYNSGSSHLLSYIIQEATGMSTERFAKKYLFDPLEINEYEWQQDPQGIYVGGFGMKMKSTDLLKLGKLCLQNGYWNRNEIVSAKWLEESSRAQFETYEHVGAYGYHWWVLHNERFHIPYCIYFSMGYGGQYIVIIPQLEVVAIISSHMPKRGLVPLKLFIEHVQGNSNYI
- the kynB gene encoding arylformamidase — its product is MKTSEWIDISQPLNNDIATWPGDTPFSYEVSWSKEESGSVNVGKLTMSIHTGTHIDAPFHFDNDGKKVFDLDIQVYVGPTRIIDVSNLESIGKKELENFHLEGVERLLLRTSSHGKANEFPDVIPHLRADIAPFLSEKGIRLIGVDVPSVDPLDDKELDAHHQLFKHGIHILENVVLDHVVDGDYELIALPLALIDADGSPVRAVIRPI
- the kynA gene encoding tryptophan 2,3-dioxygenase; translated protein: MKENEKVIMEKGIHTDFKENMTYGEYLQLDSLLSSQKRLSDHHDEMLFIVIHQASELWMKLILHELNAAIESIKQDKLQPAFKMLARVSKIQSQIIQSWDILATLTPSEYIEFRDSLGQASGFQSYQYRMIEYALGYKTPHALKIYEKDPELHARLHTALHAPSLYDVAIQALVKEGFPIHKDVLNRDITQPYEEDATVEAAWIEVYADVKKYWNLYQLAEKLIDIEDWLQQWRFRHMKTVERIIGHKMGTGGSSGVSYLKRVLDQQFFPELWNVRTKL
- a CDS encoding DUF3889 domain-containing protein, with the protein product MKKLLKRVALVILFITTCSNIYTGSSIVHAQPPYAKWGKLAVEKTKEQYPKAEIIDYLHIGRKPKTVQITVEKFKLWLRENGKEYGVFVDVEFETKTEKFIKMSFQKTSR